The following nucleotide sequence is from Saccharothrix texasensis.
GGCATGACCGTCAGCGAGGTCCAGGGGTACGGCAGGCAGAAGGGCCACACCGAGGTCTACCGCGGCGCCGAGTACGCCGTGGACTTCGTGCCCAAGCTGCGCATCGAGGTGCTGATCGACGACGCCGCCGTGGAGAAGGTCCTCGACGCCGTCGTGGAGGCCGCGCGCACCGGCAAGATCGGTGACGGGAAGGTCTGGGTGACGCCGGTCGACACCGTCATCCGCGTCCGCACCGGGGAGCGCGGCTCGGATGCCCTATAGGGATCCGAAGTAGGAATGGGAGACGGCCGTATGGACAACGCCGAGGCGGCCGTCGTCACGGCTGACGACCTGGTGCGAGCACGCGATCGGCTGCTCGCGCCAGGTCGGCGCCGTTTGACGGGGGAGTCGCTGCGCGAGGCGCTGGTGGACCTGCACGAGTTCTGGCTCACCGCGCACGCCTCGCAGTCGGGCGTCGGCGGACCGGGCAGTGGGGTCGCACTGGTCGCCGTGGGGGGTCTGGGCAGGCGGGAGCTGGTGCCCTATTCCGATCTCGACCTGCTCTTGGTGCACAACGGGCACAAGGGCGTGGACGGGATCGCCGAGAAGCTCTGGTACCCGCTGTGGAACTCCGGCATCGGCCTGGACCACTCGGTGCGCACGGTCGGCGAGGCGCTGCGCGTCGCCGCCGGCGACCTGCGCACCGCGCTGGGGCTGCTGGACATCCGCCACATCGCGGGCGACCAGGAGATCAGCCAGCGGCTGACCGACAGCGCCCGGCAGGCGTGGCGCACGGGGGTGCGCACGCGGCTGGACGAGATGGCCGAGTCGGCGTCGCGGCGCTGGGCGCGCAGCGGCGAGATCGCGCACCGCGTCGAGCCGGACCTCAAGCACGGCCGCGGCGGGCTGCGCGACGTGACGCTGCTCGACGCGTTGAGCGTGGCGCAGCTGACCGACCGGGCGTCCGCCGAGGTCAACGAGGCCCGCAAGCTGCTGCTGGACGTGCGCACCGAGCTGCGCCGGGTCGCGGGCAAACCCCGGGACGTGCTCCGCGCGCAGGACGGCGACGAGGTCGCCACCGCGCTGGGCCTGCAGGACCGCTTCACGCTGGCCCGTTCGATGTCGTCCGCCGCGCGCACGATCGTCTACGCCGTGGACGTGGCCATGCGCACGGCGCGCGCCGCGGTGCCCAAGCGCGGACTGGGCGTGTTCGCCCGCTCCCCGCTCAGGCGCGCCCCGGCCAGGCGTCCGCTGGACGAGGGCGTCGTGCTGCACGGCTCCGAGGTGGCGTTGGCGCGGGACGCGATGCCCAGCCGCGACCCGGCCCTGCTGCTGCGCGTCGCCACGGCCGCCGCGCGCAGCAAGCACCCGATCGCCGCCGGCACGTTGGCGAAGCTCGCCGACTCGGCCCCGGAGCTGCGCCAACCGTGGCCGACGGAGGCCCGCGAGGAGCTGCTGGCCCTGCTCGGCACCGGCGCCGGCCTGATCGACGTGGTCGAGGCGCTGGACCGCACCGGCCTGTGGGGCAGGCTCTTCCCCGAGTGGGGCGCGGTGCGGGACCTGCCGCCGCGCGACGCCGCGCACACGTGGACCGTCGACCGCCACCTCGTGCAGGCCACTGCGCACGCGGCCCGCCTGGTGACCAGGGTGTCCCGCCCGGACCTGCTGCTGCTCGGCACGCTGGTGCACGACATCGGCAAGGGCAGGCAGGCCGACCACTCGGAGGTCGGCGCGGCGATCACCACGCAGATCGCCGAACGGCTCGGCCTGTGGCCGCAGGACGTGGCCACGCTCACCGCGCTGGTGCGCCACCACCTCCTGCTGCCGCACACGGCGACCCGCCGCGACGTGGAGGACGAGGCCACCGTGCGGCGCGTGGTGGACACCCTCGGCGGCGACCCGGTGCTGCTGGAACTGCTCTACGCGCTGGCCGAGGCCGACGCCGTGGCCACCGGGCCGGGCGTGTGGTCGGACTGGAAGGCGTCGCTGATCAGCGACCTGGTCGCGCGCTGCCGCACGGCGATGGCGGGCGACCCGCTGCCCGAGCCGGAGCCGTTGGACCAGCGCCAGCAGGACCTCGCGCGGGCCGTGCTGGCCAGCGGCAGGCCGGACGTGCTGATCGACCCGGGCGACCACGCCGCCACCGTCACGGTGGTCGCGCCCGACCGGCCGGGGCTGCTGTCCCGCGCGGCGGGCGTGCTCGCCCTCAACTCCCTCGAAGTGCACGCCGCGACGCTCCGCTCGCACGGGGACCCGGCCTCCGGGGCGGCCGCCGTCGACGTGTTCACCGTGTCGCCCAGGTTCGGCTCCCTGCCGGACGTGACGCTGCTGCGCGAACAGCTCACCAGGGCGTTGGACGGCTCCCTCGCGCTGGCCGACAAGCTGGCCGCGAAGGAACGCGACTACGGCGGCCCGCCGCAGGACCCGCCGCCGCCGAAGGTGCTCTGGTTCGACGACGAGTCGACCGGCGCGGTGGTGCTGGAACTGCGCGCGGCGGACCGCATCGGGCTGCTGCACCACGTCGCGGGCGCGCTGGAGCAGTCCGGTGTGGACATCGTGTGGTCGCGGGTGTCCACGCTGGGTTCCACGGTGGTCGACTCGTTCGCGATCACCGCGCCCGACGGCATGGACGAGAACCGGCGCCGGCGCATCGAGCGGGCCGTGCTGCTGGCCGCGCGCTGAGGTTGCGTAGGTCTACGCACAACCGACCGAGGGTGCTCACGCTGCCGGTCGGCCCCCGTGCCGGGGCAAGCTTCTCCCGTGGCACGGGGGACCCGCGTGGCCCGGGGGGCGCCGGCGGGGTCGTCGCCACCGCGTGATCGGGAGCGGCCTGTCGAGGGGTTGGGCCGCTCCCGATCACGCCGGAACTCGTGGACGTCCGAAACGTCTCTTTAGTATGGATGCGATGACCGCTGTCGCCGTGAGGCCGCGCTCGCTGGTCGTGCTGGCCGGACTGCCGGGAGCGGGTAAGTCGACGCTGCTCGCCGCCGCCGACACGGACGGCGCGCCCGCCGTCGTGCTCGATTCCGACCAGGTGCGGACCAGCCTCCGCGCCTTCTTCCCGAAGGCCCTGCCGTACCGCTTCTACCGCCCGTTGGTGCACTTCGTGCACCGCGCCCGGATCGTGTGGTTCGCGATCACCACGAGCGGCCTGCTGCTCGTGCACGAGCCGTCCACCCGCCCGACCACCCGCGCCGGGCTGGTCGCCGTCGGTGTGCTCACCCGCCGGCCGCGGCACTTCCTGTGGCTGGACGCGAGCCCGGAGCAGGCGCTGTCGGGGCAGGTCGAGCGGGGCAGGCTGATCCGGTCGCGGTCGTTCGCCCGGCACGTGCGCCGCGCGGCCCGGCTGCGCACCCGCTTCGCCGAGGGCGTGCCGCCGCGCGGCTGGCAGGGCCTGACC
It contains:
- a CDS encoding AAA family ATPase — encoded protein: MTAVAVRPRSLVVLAGLPGAGKSTLLAAADTDGAPAVVLDSDQVRTSLRAFFPKALPYRFYRPLVHFVHRARIVWFAITTSGLLLVHEPSTRPTTRAGLVAVGVLTRRPRHFLWLDASPEQALSGQVERGRLIRSRSFARHVRRAARLRTRFAEGVPPRGWQGLTLLTRRDHLRLSVTPG
- a CDS encoding [protein-PII] uridylyltransferase, with the protein product MDNAEAAVVTADDLVRARDRLLAPGRRRLTGESLREALVDLHEFWLTAHASQSGVGGPGSGVALVAVGGLGRRELVPYSDLDLLLVHNGHKGVDGIAEKLWYPLWNSGIGLDHSVRTVGEALRVAAGDLRTALGLLDIRHIAGDQEISQRLTDSARQAWRTGVRTRLDEMAESASRRWARSGEIAHRVEPDLKHGRGGLRDVTLLDALSVAQLTDRASAEVNEARKLLLDVRTELRRVAGKPRDVLRAQDGDEVATALGLQDRFTLARSMSSAARTIVYAVDVAMRTARAAVPKRGLGVFARSPLRRAPARRPLDEGVVLHGSEVALARDAMPSRDPALLLRVATAAARSKHPIAAGTLAKLADSAPELRQPWPTEAREELLALLGTGAGLIDVVEALDRTGLWGRLFPEWGAVRDLPPRDAAHTWTVDRHLVQATAHAARLVTRVSRPDLLLLGTLVHDIGKGRQADHSEVGAAITTQIAERLGLWPQDVATLTALVRHHLLLPHTATRRDVEDEATVRRVVDTLGGDPVLLELLYALAEADAVATGPGVWSDWKASLISDLVARCRTAMAGDPLPEPEPLDQRQQDLARAVLASGRPDVLIDPGDHAATVTVVAPDRPGLLSRAAGVLALNSLEVHAATLRSHGDPASGAAAVDVFTVSPRFGSLPDVTLLREQLTRALDGSLALADKLAAKERDYGGPPQDPPPPKVLWFDDESTGAVVLELRAADRIGLLHHVAGALEQSGVDIVWSRVSTLGSTVVDSFAITAPDGMDENRRRRIERAVLLAAR
- a CDS encoding P-II family nitrogen regulator, whose translation is MKLVTAIIKPFTLDDVKASLEQLGVLGMTVSEVQGYGRQKGHTEVYRGAEYAVDFVPKLRIEVLIDDAAVEKVLDAVVEAARTGKIGDGKVWVTPVDTVIRVRTGERGSDAL